The DNA segment CCGCTGTCGGGATCCCGCTCGAGAACTTTCTTGAACAGAGCCTCGGCCTCGTCGAACTTCCCCAATCGCTCCTGGATGGCCGCCATCTGGAACAAGAGACCGACGCTGTCGGGGCGAGCTTCGAGCCGGGAGCGCAGAAACGCCTCGGCATCTTCGTAACGCTTCTGTCGCTGATAGATCTCGACGAGGGCCTGGGCGAGCATTTCGTTCTCTGGCTCGTCCTCGCATAGCGCGATCGCCTTCTGGATCGCGGTTTCGGGTTGTCCGAGGGCCTCGACCACCTGAAAATCGAGCATGCTGAGCCGAGGGCTCGGTGGCGTCGCCCGTGACATCGCGGCGTCCAACGTCTTCCGCGCATCGGCGGCCCGATCGGCTGCCAGGAGCGCCTGAACGTGAAAAGCCTCGAATCGCTCGTCGCCTTCCGCAAGTTTCTTCGCTTCGACGAATGCAGCAATGGACTCCTCATGGCGATTCAGCTCACCCTGTGCGAAACCGATGTGCGCCCAGTATTCGGCTTTACGGAGCTTCTTTTGGCTTTCCTCCACATGCTCGATTGGCAGCTCGAGGAGCCTGCGCCACTCCACGATGGCCTCGTCGTATCTCCGTTTTTCTTCGAAGACCCCGGCCAGGGTGAACCTTGCGAGCACGTGTTCAGGCTCGAGCGAGATGGCCCGTTGCAATACTTCCTGAGCCCGGTCCAGGTCTTTGAGCTCGCGCAGCACCATGCCCAGTCCCACGGTGCCGATGACGTTTTCGGGATCGCCCTCGAGCGCCGCCTCGAACTCCTCGCGGGCCCGCTCGAGCTCGCCTGCGTTCGCGAGCGCATCCGCGAGACGAATCCGCGACTCGACATCTTCCGGGTCCGCATCGACGAGCTCGCCGTAAACCGTCGAAAGCTCGGAGAAGCGTTCTTCCTTTGTCAAAAGCCGTACCAGGAGCTCGCGGGCCTCGGGCTGGCGGGGCTGGACCGCGAGCGATTGTTGCAGGAGCCGGATGGCCGCGTCGACGTCTCCTTCTCCGTTTCGCACCTGCGCGAGAAGGTACATCTCGTAGTACGCTCGTGGCTCCTGCCGAATGATTTCCTCGAGATGCCCGGCGGCATCCGACAAGCGGCCGTTTGCCAGCAACAGACGGCCGAGCTCCGTACGGCTCTGCACGTCGCCCGGGTCGAGGCGCACCGCCTGCTCGAACGCTTCGACCGCGAGCGGCGCCAAGTCGGGACTTCCATTGTCGCGCAGCAGCGCGAAGTAGAGTCTTCCCAGGATAC comes from the Vicinamibacteria bacterium genome and includes:
- a CDS encoding tetratricopeptide repeat protein produces the protein MKITAVVALAGVLLAAGGRVVQAQPAGPAESKAEAYYQFCLGRMYAMQMQLDRAIPHYLRAAELDPEAAYPLVQLAELYQRQRDIDKAIESAKKAVELDPNEAAAYRILGRLYFALLRDNGSPDLAPLAVEAFEQAVRLDPGDVQSRTELGRLLLANGRLSDAAGHLEEIIRQEPRAYYEMYLLAQVRNGEGDVDAAIRLLQQSLAVQPRQPEARELLVRLLTKEERFSELSTVYGELVDADPEDVESRIRLADALANAGELERAREEFEAALEGDPENVIGTVGLGMVLRELKDLDRAQEVLQRAISLEPEHVLARFTLAGVFEEKRRYDEAIVEWRRLLELPIEHVEESQKKLRKAEYWAHIGFAQGELNRHEESIAAFVEAKKLAEGDERFEAFHVQALLAADRAADARKTLDAAMSRATPPSPRLSMLDFQVVEALGQPETAIQKAIALCEDEPENEMLAQALVEIYQRQKRYEDAEAFLRSRLEARPDSVGLLFQMAAIQERLGKFDEAEALFKKVLERDPDSG